A single Amphiura filiformis chromosome 8, Afil_fr2py, whole genome shotgun sequence DNA region contains:
- the LOC140158478 gene encoding uncharacterized protein: MEIIRNHHLPLVIIITVYLLDIRLPSTHAAAEAPIPIISDNTGGGDAPGFPPTCPTCCPRAEQGPPGQGGIPGIPGPPGLPGNHGNNGNNGMPGLPGEKGSPGTEGIGGDKGDRGYPGPRGLPGIAGEPGPPGNIALAASSQPGLPGVSALTRPVKGDPGEPGQPGDTGIPGLPGVPGEHGEKGDHGIKGIPGIQGPPGLPGSPGLTMLQELGRAALSGPQPRSAFSATQWSTQTARYETVDIIFNYVFSNVGDDFNRETGRFTCRVNGTYFFTFYIYSQERQPVVQLVKNNNFQVSPSHASMSNSVTLDLVEGDQVWLRLLKGSMLQGNRGRQTTFSGHLLFPAE; the protein is encoded by the exons ATGGAGATTATCAGAAATCATCACCTTCCACTAGTTATCATCATCACAGTATACCTTCTTGACATAAGATTACCCAGTACCCATGCAGCAGCGGAAGCTCCTATTCCCATCATATCAGACAATACTGGTGGAGGTGACGCCCCCGGATTCCCTCCTACATGTCCAACTTGCTGTCCTAGAGCAGAACAAGGACCTCCGGGTCAGGGTGGTATACCCGGCATTCCCGGACCACCCGGCTTACCTGGTAACCATGGAAACAATGGGAATAATGGAATGCCTGGACTACCTG GTGAAAAAGGAAGCCCAGGCACAGAGGGAATAGGCGGCGATAAAGGTGACCGTGGTTATCCCGGACCACGAGGCCTACCAGGTATTGCCGGTGAACCCGGTCCCCCCGGCAACATTGCACTAGCAGCATCTTCTCAGCCTGGTCTCCCCGGTGTAAGTGCTCTTACACGCCCGGTAAAAGGAGACCCTGGAGAGCCAGGCCAACCGGGTGATACGGGCATACCCGGCCTTCCCGGCGTACCTGGTGAACATGGTGAGAAAGGTGATCATGGAATAAAAGGCATTCCCGGCATACAAGGTCCACCAGGACTTCCCGGCTCACCCGGTTTGACAATGCTACAAGAACTAGGTAGAGCTGCACTATCTGGTCCGCAGCCAAGAAGCGCTTTCTCAGCGACACAGTGGAGCACCCAAACTGCGCGTTACGAGACAGTAGACATTATATTCaattatgtattttcaaatgTTGGAGATGACTTCAACAGGGAAACTGGACGTTTCACATGTCGGGTAAATGGTACCTACTTCTTCACATTTTACATATATTCACAGGAGAGACAGCCAGTAGTACAACTGGTAAAGAACAATAACTTTCAAGTATCTCCAAGTCATGCATCTATGAGTAATTCTGTAACTTTGGACTTAGTAGAAGGAGACCAAGTTTGGCTGAGACTACTGAAGGGCAGCATGCTACAGGGTAACAGGGGAAGGCAAACAACATTCTCTGGACATTTGCTCTTCCCGGCAGAATAA
- the LOC140158190 gene encoding toll-like receptor 2: MQRWDSSLTKISISYSRFVGIHHALFQKIPLLRSLDLSYQGVLEILSDDAFYGLKYLEELILSHNSFTEVPSNAFKVFTRYKTLQKLDLSYNRISGTIPVDAFAGVPSLTYLNLAGNYKIDFRKDWTAPLVQLIELNLKDTYISMFYAPTMPSLRIISLGVPTVSLDDLLIKNKLCNVASGLEQALIPNYSFMVPAVDILGDHCPTLSELDISGCLTFSEQYAIQQKNMTLPRLEKLNVAHNKLRSLLDILFILAPGLLDLDVSYNEIQSIESRVLPILDRLTHLRLDGNKIISINGLQHLTLLTNLYAAENEITIIPQELLHRRNKSSLMVLDLGKNPFDCSCNISDFQHWIMTDTTTWLFQSGPYICTTPEHVKGLSITEVKLDCKSKLPIYLGAGIACVLLIVICITTAVYYRWHIKYKLFLVFKRRYRRFTSYIDNNDVGDDEIEAPRYIHDYDAYIAYDDNSEENERWVINELRVNLEKRPQPFCLCIKGRDFIPGGSIVETITESIQKSRRTILILSPSFVDSEWCHFEMEMARMRLFHENRDVLILVMLEEVPDDKLTLTLRQLLCRQDYFKWPQDEAGQDLFWRRLREEIKKPVRVDRRHDP; encoded by the coding sequence ATGCAAAGATGGGACtcttctctgacaaaaatatCCATCTCTTACAGTCGCTTTGTTGGAATCCATCACGCTCTGTTTCAGAAAATACCTTTACTTCGCTCACTAGACCTTTCATATCAAGGGGTTCTTGAAATTTTATCTGACGATGCATTCTATGGTTTAAAATATCTAGAAGAATTAATACTTTCACATAACAGCTTTACAGAAGTACCATCCAATGCCTTTAAGGTATTCACACGATATAAAACACTCCAAAAACTAGACCTCAGTTACAATCGGATAAGCGGAACAATCCCTGTGGATGCGTTTGCTGGAGTACCATCTTTAACTTATCTTAACCTAGCTGGCAACTATAAAATTGACTTCAGGAAAGACTGGACTGCACCTCTTGTTCAACTTATTGAACTGAATCTCAAAGATACATACATTAGCATGTTCTATGCACCTACTATGCCTTCACTGAGAATCATATCTTTGGGTGTGCCTACAGTTTCTCTTGATGACTTGCTTATCAAAAATAAATTGTGTAATGTAGCTAGTGGACTTGAACAGGCATTAATACCAAATTATTCTTTCATGGTACCAGCTGTTGACATTTTAGGTGATCACTGTCCAACTCTTTCAGAACTTGACATCTCTGGTTGCTTAACATTTAGTGAACAATATGCAATACAACAAAAAAACATGACCCTTCCCAGATTGGAAAAATTAAATGTGGCGCACAACAAGCTGCGATCACTACTGGATATACTCTTCATCTTGGCACCTGGATTACTTGATCTTGATGTTAGTTATAATGAAATTCAAAGTATTGAAAGCAGGGTACTTCCTATTCTTGATAGGCTCACACACTTAAGACTTGATGGAAATAAAATCATATCCATAAATGGACTGCAACATTTAACTCTCCTTACAAATCTATATGCTGCTGAAAATGAAATCACCATTATTCCACAAGAACTACTacacagaagaaataaatcaAGTCTCATGGTTTTGGATTTAGGTAAAAACCCGTTTGACTGCAGTTGTAACATTTCTGATTTTCAGCACTGGATTATGACCGATACAACAACATGGTTGTTTCAAAGTGGCCCTTACATCTGCACTACTCCAGAACATGTGAAGGGTCTAAGTATCACAGAAGTGAAATTGGATTGTAAATCAAAACTACCTATTTATCTTGGAGCTGGTATTGCTTGCGTTTTACTAATTGTCATTTGTATAACAACAGCTGTTTACTACAGGTGGCATATCAAATACAAGCTTTTCCTCGTCTTCAAACGAAGATATCGTCGTTTTACATCATATATAGACAATAATGATGTAGGAGATGATGAAATCGAAGCACCTCGTTATATTCATGATTATGATGCATATATAGCGTATGATGataattctgaagaaaatgaacGCTGGGTTATCAATGAGCTTCGTGTCAATCTTGAAAAACGCCCTCAACCATTTTGTCTTTGTATCAAAGGAAGAGACTTTATACCAGGTGGTTCTATAGTGGAAACAATAACTGAAAGCATCCAAAAAAGCCGTAGAACAATTCTAATCTTGAGTCCAAGTTTTGTTGATAGTGAATGGTGTCACTTTGAGATGGAGATGGCCCGTATGAGACTATTTCATGAGAATCGAGATGTTCTCATCCTGGTCATGCTAGAGGAAGTTCCTGATGATAAACTAACTCTAACACTTCGTCAACTGCTCTGTAGACAAGACTACTTCAAATGGCCTCAAGATGAGGCAGGTCAGGATTTGTTTTGGCGCCGGTTGAGAGAAGAAATCAAAAAGCCTGTACGTGTTGACAGGCGTCATGATCCTTGA